Proteins from one Microbacterium proteolyticum genomic window:
- a CDS encoding TIM barrel protein, whose protein sequence is MYQLAPNIELLFTEAGDYHDRVRAAAAAGFDAVEIWGPTGVDAPATPKDLPALKAALEETGTQLTAQLAEPRTQFMIPPWDHSEFYRKLDEGVAIARDLGCPRIVVGSGTGFGGWKRQVQLDKLIEIYRKAVAQIDGSGVTLVLEPVNVRVDHPGSLLDRTSEAVYVARGVDSPQFGVLYDIYHSAVEGEDMEAELDHAGDLIKYVQLADAPGRGEPGTGDLDWAERFRLLRASGYDGPIGLEYYPTTESAASVAHIVELGRTA, encoded by the coding sequence ATGTATCAGCTCGCCCCCAACATCGAACTGCTCTTCACCGAGGCCGGCGATTACCACGACCGCGTGCGCGCGGCCGCCGCGGCCGGTTTCGACGCCGTCGAGATCTGGGGTCCGACCGGCGTGGACGCCCCCGCGACCCCGAAGGATCTCCCGGCGCTGAAGGCCGCGCTCGAGGAGACCGGCACGCAGCTCACCGCGCAGCTTGCCGAGCCGCGGACGCAGTTCATGATCCCGCCGTGGGACCACTCGGAGTTCTACCGCAAGCTCGACGAGGGCGTCGCGATCGCCCGAGACCTCGGCTGCCCCCGCATCGTCGTGGGTAGCGGCACGGGCTTCGGCGGCTGGAAGCGGCAGGTGCAGCTGGACAAGCTGATCGAGATCTACCGGAAGGCCGTCGCGCAGATCGACGGCTCGGGCGTCACGCTCGTGCTCGAGCCCGTGAACGTCCGCGTCGACCACCCGGGTTCGCTGCTCGACCGCACGTCCGAGGCCGTCTACGTCGCGCGCGGGGTCGACTCGCCGCAGTTCGGTGTGCTCTACGACATCTACCACTCGGCCGTCGAGGGCGAGGACATGGAGGCGGAGCTCGACCACGCGGGCGACCTCATCAAATACGTGCAGCTCGCCGACGCCCCCGGGCGCGGGGAGCCGGGGACGGGCGACCTCGACTGGGCCGAACGCTTCCGCCTGCTGCGCGCGAGCGGATACGACGGGCCGATCGGCCTGGAATACTACCCCACGACCGAATCCGCGGCATCCGTCGCCCACATCGTCGAGCTGGGGCGCACGGCATGA
- a CDS encoding carbohydrate ABC transporter permease — translation MFRYTKLTALREFGFWFLALVFLLPFYFLVTTALKSDREVITSSTLAPPSAPDFGNFIKVLTATGNSNVVMGLVNSIVITAGSIVLMVLLGSLTGYVIARSTRRWSRAVYYLFLVAIVLPTQLGTVPLYIGARSLGLTGSAWGMIILYTGMLLPLAIFLYAGFFRGLGTEYEEAATIDGATRTQIFFRIVLPLMSPATGTVAILAGLIVWNDFFTSLIFLGGSANQTLPVAMYYYIGSLVSAWNQIFAIVIVSMVPILAFYLFAQKRFIQGFAGGLKG, via the coding sequence ATGTTCCGCTACACCAAGCTCACCGCGCTCCGCGAGTTCGGTTTCTGGTTCCTCGCGCTGGTGTTCCTGCTGCCGTTCTACTTCCTCGTCACGACGGCGCTGAAGTCCGACCGCGAGGTCATCACCTCGTCGACGCTCGCTCCCCCGTCCGCCCCGGACTTCGGCAACTTCATCAAGGTGCTCACCGCGACCGGCAACTCGAACGTCGTGATGGGCCTCGTCAACAGCATCGTCATCACCGCCGGCAGCATCGTCCTGATGGTGCTGCTCGGCTCGCTCACCGGCTACGTCATCGCCCGCAGCACCCGCCGCTGGAGCCGCGCGGTCTACTACCTGTTCCTCGTCGCCATCGTGCTGCCCACGCAGCTGGGCACCGTGCCGCTCTACATCGGGGCCCGTTCGCTCGGACTCACCGGCTCGGCCTGGGGCATGATCATCCTCTACACCGGGATGCTGCTGCCGCTGGCGATCTTCCTGTACGCCGGATTCTTCCGGGGCCTCGGCACCGAGTACGAAGAGGCCGCCACGATCGACGGCGCCACTCGGACGCAGATCTTCTTCCGCATCGTGCTGCCGCTGATGTCGCCCGCGACGGGCACCGTCGCGATCCTCGCGGGCCTGATCGTCTGGAACGACTTCTTCACGTCGCTGATCTTCCTCGGCGGCTCGGCGAACCAGACGCTCCCGGTCGCCATGTACTACTACATCGGCTCGCTGGTCTCGGCCTGGAACCAGATCTTCGCGATCGTCATCGTCTCGATGGTGCCGATCCTCGCCTTCTACCTCTTCGCTCAGAAGCGTTTCATCCAAGGTTTCGCCGGCGGCCTCAAGGGCTAG
- a CDS encoding carbohydrate ABC transporter permease — MSTTLRPSEAARTETERVVLPRRGRRRAPAPRRPGLLKFGHWWWALPGIVFVIGIHYVATSVGGFFAFTNWTGIGAFELIGLDNFVKIFQDPTKLGALWNTLFLAFGSVILSNVLGLGFALGLNRGLKSRYILRTLFFMPVVLSPLATSYIWKFIFDYNGPLNLALRGVGLGNIARAWVADPTWAIWTVLIVLVWQNIGFAMVIYMAGLAAVPVEIEEAAAIDGANLWQRFWHVTLPSIRPAVAIATTLGLVNGLRVFDQIMALTGGGPAAATETLATQVYKQSFALGNFGYGAALALLLTLIILVFAVVQQRVTAGRSEES, encoded by the coding sequence ATGAGCACAACACTTCGACCGAGCGAAGCGGCTCGGACCGAGACCGAGCGGGTGGTCCTGCCGCGCCGCGGACGGCGCCGCGCCCCGGCTCCCCGGCGGCCCGGACTGCTGAAGTTCGGCCACTGGTGGTGGGCGCTCCCCGGGATCGTCTTCGTCATCGGCATCCACTACGTCGCCACGAGCGTCGGCGGGTTCTTCGCCTTCACGAACTGGACCGGGATCGGCGCGTTCGAGCTGATCGGCCTCGACAACTTCGTCAAGATCTTCCAGGACCCCACCAAGCTCGGTGCCCTCTGGAACACGCTGTTCCTCGCGTTCGGGTCGGTGATCCTCAGCAACGTCCTCGGCCTGGGCTTCGCGCTCGGGCTCAACCGCGGGCTCAAGTCCCGCTACATCCTGCGCACCCTGTTCTTCATGCCGGTGGTGCTGAGCCCCCTCGCGACCTCCTACATCTGGAAGTTCATCTTCGACTACAACGGTCCGCTCAACCTCGCGCTGCGCGGGGTCGGCCTCGGGAACATCGCCCGCGCCTGGGTCGCCGATCCGACCTGGGCGATCTGGACCGTCCTCATCGTGCTGGTGTGGCAGAACATCGGCTTCGCGATGGTCATCTACATGGCCGGCCTCGCCGCCGTGCCGGTCGAGATCGAGGAGGCCGCCGCCATCGACGGGGCGAACCTCTGGCAGCGCTTCTGGCACGTCACCCTGCCGTCGATCCGCCCCGCGGTCGCGATCGCCACGACCCTCGGCCTCGTCAACGGCCTGCGCGTCTTCGACCAGATCATGGCCCTCACCGGCGGCGGCCCCGCGGCCGCCACCGAGACCCTCGCGACGCAGGTCTACAAGCAGTCGTTCGCCCTCGGCAACTTCGGGTACGGCGCGGCGCTCGCCCTCCTGCTCACCCTCATCATCCTGGTCTTCGCCGTCGTGCAGCAGCGCGTGACCGCCGGTCGTTCCGAGGAGTCCTGA
- a CDS encoding extracellular solute-binding protein: MTQPRRRVTRLVSLLALPATAALVLAGCSGSGGDTGSGDSGSFTFTFATSNNLESPYQTLANEYQAQHEGVTITTNPTPNDKYGETIRTQLQAGNASDVIQTTPGSGDARGIIPLAEAGFLEPLGDTAKSLIIPGSESVYTIDDKVYGQPLDFTIGAVVASLGTAKMKGLDSFPTTMSELTAACSSLQGQGASLLALAGAAGPNVGLTIQGISATRVYSSTPDWNQQRADGTVTFADSQGWKDTLQTFIDLKDAGCFQPGAEGGGFDAITNGLAQGTSVGSFIPSGAAVEISKAAPAEAEFAVEPFPAESGEPMVLGSSNYTLSINAKAKNKQAAQDFLEWMAEPAQQQRYYELSGELPVSAFDTLDLSGTIYAPVADLLKNKQYTPLPNNIWPNPSVYEALQVGGQGLLTGQTTIDQVLQSMDAAWGN; the protein is encoded by the coding sequence ATGACTCAACCCCGCCGTCGCGTCACGCGGCTCGTAAGTCTCCTCGCCCTCCCCGCCACCGCAGCCCTGGTCCTGGCCGGATGCTCCGGCTCCGGCGGCGACACCGGCTCCGGGGACAGCGGCTCCTTCACGTTCACGTTCGCCACCTCGAACAACCTCGAGAGCCCGTACCAGACCCTCGCCAACGAGTACCAGGCGCAGCACGAGGGCGTCACCATCACGACCAACCCCACCCCCAACGACAAGTACGGCGAGACGATCCGCACGCAGCTGCAGGCCGGCAACGCCTCCGACGTCATCCAGACCACGCCCGGCTCGGGCGACGCCCGCGGCATCATCCCGCTCGCGGAGGCAGGGTTCCTCGAACCGCTCGGCGACACCGCGAAGAGCCTCATCATCCCCGGCAGCGAGTCGGTGTACACCATCGACGACAAGGTCTACGGCCAGCCCCTGGACTTCACCATCGGCGCCGTCGTCGCGAGCCTCGGCACCGCCAAGATGAAGGGCCTCGACTCCTTCCCGACCACGATGAGCGAACTCACCGCGGCCTGCTCGTCGCTCCAGGGTCAGGGCGCATCGCTCCTCGCCCTCGCCGGTGCCGCCGGCCCCAACGTGGGTCTGACCATCCAGGGCATCTCGGCGACCCGCGTGTACTCGTCGACGCCCGACTGGAACCAGCAGCGCGCCGACGGCACGGTCACCTTCGCCGACAGCCAGGGCTGGAAGGACACCCTCCAGACCTTCATCGACCTGAAGGACGCCGGCTGCTTCCAGCCGGGCGCCGAGGGCGGTGGCTTCGACGCCATCACGAACGGCCTCGCCCAGGGCACCTCGGTCGGCAGCTTCATCCCGTCGGGTGCCGCGGTCGAGATCTCCAAGGCCGCGCCGGCCGAGGCCGAGTTCGCCGTCGAGCCCTTCCCCGCCGAGAGCGGCGAGCCGATGGTTCTCGGAAGCTCCAACTACACGCTGTCGATCAACGCCAAGGCCAAGAACAAGCAGGCCGCGCAGGACTTCCTCGAGTGGATGGCCGAGCCCGCCCAGCAGCAGCGCTACTACGAGCTCTCGGGTGAGCTGCCCGTGTCGGCCTTCGACACGCTCGACCTCAGCGGCACGATCTACGCGCCCGTGGCTGATCTGCTGAAGAACAAGCAGTACACGCCGCTGCCGAACAACATCTGGCCCAACCCGTCGGTGTACGAGGCGCTGCAGGTCGGCGGTCAGGGACTGCTCACCGGGCAGACCACCATCGACCAGGTGCTCCAGAGCATGGACGCCGCCTGGGGCAACTGA